A portion of the Chryseobacterium tructae genome contains these proteins:
- a CDS encoding PD-(D/E)XK nuclease family protein has protein sequence MENSDSETSIQLLQHYQSLEDDFNRKKIEGIEFNSFNLIHSIFGISETKHTKLLAFFLDPEESHGQGKLFLNKFLEKIEGLQLNDPIHQYKWRVTTEDRNADIVIKAISIIGSEKISIVIENKSNEAVDQDNQLYRYWYEHIYNLFDHDLKKSQDRSKCRIIYLTSGYTDKFVSEISIRKPDFINLDYPMLDKEKGFITNWTYFEEIKSWLKDCINAESLHEKHRLKLYIEDYLQFWDNTRFKNEFFMEGLKEELNNNEEKWNSFVEMCQYKDSLIKNWSDDFIKKLDTLAAGSNWYFYNVSNSDLRFNLNNGWNDIALVYEWGIGLTIWKGAGDKIKKQYKGKLCDLLQKYFNFLDGPLGKNDNYVMEYSKNSEMKFKKYEDFIWKANNEETILKNIKEVFEALRNDQVESLFKEIDRDNPVQ, from the coding sequence ATGGAAAACTCAGACTCTGAAACAAGCATTCAGCTCCTGCAGCACTATCAGTCTCTTGAAGATGATTTTAATCGTAAAAAGATAGAAGGAATTGAATTTAATTCTTTTAACCTTATCCATTCAATTTTTGGTATTTCCGAAACAAAGCACACTAAACTTTTAGCATTTTTTCTTGACCCTGAAGAATCCCATGGACAAGGAAAGTTGTTTTTAAATAAATTTTTGGAAAAGATAGAAGGGCTGCAACTTAATGATCCTATTCACCAATATAAATGGAGAGTTACTACAGAAGATCGAAATGCAGATATTGTTATTAAGGCAATCAGTATCATCGGTTCTGAAAAGATCAGTATTGTCATTGAAAACAAATCTAATGAAGCTGTTGATCAGGATAATCAGCTGTACAGATATTGGTATGAACATATTTATAACTTGTTTGATCATGATTTGAAGAAATCACAGGATCGGTCAAAATGCAGGATCATTTACCTTACAAGCGGTTATACAGATAAGTTTGTTTCTGAAATTTCAATCCGAAAACCTGATTTTATCAATCTGGACTATCCGATGCTGGATAAAGAAAAAGGATTCATTACGAATTGGACTTATTTTGAGGAGATAAAAAGCTGGCTTAAAGACTGTATCAACGCAGAATCCTTACATGAAAAGCATCGATTAAAACTTTATATTGAAGATTATTTACAATTTTGGGATAACACCCGTTTTAAAAACGAATTTTTTATGGAAGGACTTAAAGAAGAGTTGAATAACAATGAAGAAAAATGGAATAGCTTTGTAGAAATGTGCCAATATAAAGATAGCTTGATTAAAAATTGGAGTGATGATTTTATAAAAAAGCTTGATACATTGGCGGCTGGTTCAAATTGGTATTTTTATAACGTAAGTAATAGTGATCTAAGGTTTAATCTTAATAATGGCTGGAATGATATCGCGTTAGTTTATGAATGGGGAATTGGTTTGACAATATGGAAAGGAGCAGGTGATAAAATAAAAAAACAATACAAAGGAAAGTTGTGCGATCTTCTACAGAAGTATTTTAATTTTTTAGATGGCCCATTGGGGAAAAATGATAACTATGTCATGGAGTATTCTAAAAATTCAGAAATGAAATTTAAGAAGTATGAAGATTTTATCTGGAAAGCCAATAATGAAGAAACAATATTAAAAAACATAAAAGAGGTTTTTGAAGCATTAAGAAATGATCAGGTAGAAAGCCTTTTTAAAGAGATAGATCGTGATAACCCTGTTCAATAA
- a CDS encoding bacteriocin-like protein, producing the protein MKNLKKLQKAELKAILGGGNCIRLCFVNDKLTCVPYKSCGDLGLEP; encoded by the coding sequence ATGAAAAATTTAAAAAAACTTCAAAAAGCAGAATTAAAAGCCATTCTTGGAGGTGGGAATTGTATAAGGTTATGTTTTGTAAATGACAAATTAACCTGCGTTCCCTATAAGTCATGTGGTGATCTTGGACTCGAACCATAA
- a CDS encoding GIY-YIG nuclease family protein, whose translation MCYCYILYSVSLDKYYIGHSCEDLQERLRRHLSDHKGFTSKVKDWIIIYTESFNSKIDAYKREREIKEWKSKAKITALINSSNRIEHPDR comes from the coding sequence ATGTGTTATTGTTATATACTTTATTCTGTGTCACTTGACAAATATTATATTGGGCATTCTTGTGAAGATTTGCAAGAAAGACTTAGAAGACACCTTTCAGACCACAAAGGATTTACATCAAAAGTCAAAGACTGGATTATTATTTATACTGAAAGCTTCAATTCTAAAATTGATGCTTATAAAAGAGAGCGAGAAATAAAAGAATGGAAAAGTAAAGCTAAAATTACAGCGCTTATTAATAGTAGCAACCGGATAGAGCATCCCGATCGTTAA
- a CDS encoding SH3 domain-containing protein — MKTLLTALFLLMLQLFAAQENEVYADGVFNFPENKSQKIFTDWTRVRKEPGVNAQILDSLQSNQQIMILEKEEALPVLQLGERRAHWYKISYQKGEMMTDGYIWGGNLCVGYRNKNGYDFLFGLSKTVNRKTKTLNEIDKQNIAGIKVMEGNTLIDEVYFDTGKERN; from the coding sequence ATGAAAACCTTATTAACGGCTTTATTTTTATTGATGTTGCAGCTGTTTGCAGCACAGGAAAATGAAGTATATGCAGATGGTGTTTTCAACTTTCCGGAAAATAAAAGCCAGAAGATTTTTACAGATTGGACAAGGGTAAGAAAAGAACCGGGTGTGAATGCACAGATTTTGGATTCATTGCAGAGCAATCAACAGATAATGATCCTTGAAAAAGAAGAGGCATTACCCGTCTTGCAATTGGGAGAAAGAAGAGCTCACTGGTATAAAATTTCTTATCAGAAAGGAGAGATGATGACTGACGGCTATATTTGGGGTGGAAACCTATGTGTGGGATACCGCAATAAAAATGGATATGACTTTCTTTTCGGACTTTCAAAGACTGTAAATAGAAAAACTAAGACTTTGAATGAAATTGATAAACAGAACATTGCCGGAATAAAAGTGATGGAAGGTAATACCCTCATTGATGAGGTATATTTTGATACCGGAAAGGAGAGGAATTAA
- a CDS encoding SMI1/KNR4 family protein, which yields MKESFRTIERWLSENAPKIVTNSLQPPVAEEQWGQFNKSIGKDLPDDFKQLYLWHNGMNDDENLGSLFYGMSFYTVEEMLQDKENRGEREQVSLQQNDQEIKPDNICNPDWIRFAFDGAHTGLYIDLDPGIGGTYGQVIFIDDEYEVGMLVADSIRDLVHQFIIDLDKELYHLHEDALEDGNHFLEADDSIDIINWQDSMKWNRLDENK from the coding sequence ATGAAAGAATCCTTCAGGACAATTGAACGATGGCTCTCCGAAAATGCTCCAAAAATTGTAACGAATTCTCTACAGCCTCCTGTTGCAGAAGAACAGTGGGGTCAGTTTAACAAAAGCATAGGCAAAGATTTGCCGGATGACTTTAAACAACTTTATTTATGGCATAATGGGATGAATGATGATGAAAATCTTGGAAGTTTATTTTATGGAATGAGTTTTTATACTGTAGAAGAAATGCTTCAGGATAAAGAAAATAGAGGAGAGCGAGAACAAGTGTCTTTACAACAAAACGATCAGGAAATTAAACCAGATAATATTTGTAATCCTGATTGGATCAGGTTTGCGTTTGATGGGGCACACACTGGATTATATATTGATTTGGATCCAGGTATTGGAGGAACTTATGGACAAGTGATTTTTATTGATGATGAGTATGAAGTGGGGATGTTGGTCGCTGATTCTATACGTGATTTGGTTCACCAATTTATCATAGATTTGGATAAAGAATTATATCATCTCCATGAAGATGCTTTGGAAGATGGAAATCATTTCCTGGAGGCAGATGATTCTATTGATATTATCAACTGGCAGGATAGTATGAAATGGAATCGTTTGGATGAAAATAAGTAA
- a CDS encoding N-acetylmuramoyl-L-alanine amidase: MRKTLYIIGLSTLVFSCTSQKNVKKNTYQSKTPVVQPKTAVKTATPEVSKPKVVSDHGVDFFTTNIADPAKNDNTASYGSIVSAKPAGYKVVKTYFPAMAQNFRQRYLIMHYTVLPDDKSITVLTQPGVSAHYLVNNTGDNEIYQLVDENKRAYHAGVSSWRADKNLNDTSIGIEIVNPGFTTDATGKRVFVPFSEAQIRKVAALAKDIVTRYQIPATNVIGHADIAPTRKQDPGPMFPWKRLYDEYQIGMWYDEAAKQNYFDLAQTELSTRYSDTTFIFMVQTALQKFGYGIELSGKWDDATKKTIEALQYHFRPQNYDGIMDAETWAILQALNLKYSGK; encoded by the coding sequence ATGCGTAAGACATTATATATCATCGGATTAAGCACTTTAGTTTTTTCATGTACTTCCCAAAAAAATGTGAAAAAAAATACGTACCAATCGAAAACCCCCGTGGTACAGCCAAAAACTGCTGTTAAGACCGCCACTCCGGAAGTCTCAAAACCAAAAGTTGTAAGTGATCATGGAGTAGACTTTTTTACTACTAATATAGCAGACCCAGCAAAAAATGATAATACGGCAAGTTATGGTTCTATTGTCTCTGCAAAACCTGCAGGATATAAAGTCGTGAAAACTTATTTCCCTGCGATGGCACAGAATTTCAGACAACGTTACCTGATCATGCACTATACCGTGTTACCTGATGACAAGTCTATCACTGTTCTTACTCAGCCGGGAGTAAGCGCACATTATCTGGTAAACAATACCGGAGACAATGAGATCTACCAATTGGTAGATGAAAATAAGAGAGCATATCATGCTGGAGTAAGTTCATGGAGAGCTGATAAGAATCTTAATGATACTTCTATAGGTATTGAAATTGTTAATCCTGGGTTTACTACTGATGCTACAGGCAAAAGAGTTTTTGTTCCTTTCAGCGAAGCGCAGATAAGAAAAGTAGCCGCGTTGGCAAAAGATATTGTGACCAGATATCAGATTCCGGCAACCAATGTGATTGGTCATGCTGATATTGCTCCTACAAGAAAACAAGATCCGGGGCCAATGTTTCCATGGAAAAGACTATATGATGAATACCAAATAGGAATGTGGTATGACGAAGCTGCTAAGCAAAATTATTTTGACCTTGCACAAACAGAACTTTCTACAAGATATAGTGATACAACTTTTATTTTTATGGTACAGACTGCGTTGCAAAAATTCGGTTATGGAATAGAACTTAGTGGAAAATGGGATGATGCAACAAAGAAGACTATTGAAGCACTTCAGTACCATTTCCGTCCGCAAAATTATGACGGAATTATGGATGCCGAGACATGGGCAATACTGCAAGCTTTAAACTTAAAATATTCAGGAAAATAA
- a CDS encoding glycosyltransferase family 2 protein, whose translation MRFLIIIPAHNEEQNLSFTLDSLQQQTSKGFKVVVVNDGSTDRTPEVIRKYTETDSRFETINLQKSEHQPGSKVVHAFKKGLQTQSVDEFDIICKFDADIILPENYLETVEQAFVNNSEYGLVGGLLYVEKEGIWVYEGNSNKHHVRGPMKAYRKECFVQMGGLRETLGWDNIDSILLEHLGWKEVVLSELHVKLIKVKGADYTIRPADYYGRYFYFLGLSRFLAYIAASKEAMKSKSPSFFFDIIKSYEGCKSKKLELKITKEEQQAVNDQRWKMLKKKWLRM comes from the coding sequence GTGAGGTTTTTAATTATTATACCTGCCCATAACGAAGAGCAGAACCTCTCATTCACTCTTGATTCCTTACAGCAGCAGACTAGTAAGGGCTTTAAAGTGGTCGTCGTTAATGACGGATCCACAGATCGTACTCCTGAAGTGATCAGAAAATATACAGAGACTGATTCCCGTTTTGAAACTATAAATCTTCAGAAGTCAGAACATCAACCTGGTTCAAAGGTGGTTCATGCCTTTAAAAAGGGTTTGCAGACACAATCTGTAGACGAATTTGATATCATCTGTAAATTTGATGCTGATATTATCCTCCCTGAAAATTATCTGGAAACGGTAGAACAAGCGTTTGTCAATAATTCTGAATATGGATTGGTTGGAGGATTGCTTTATGTGGAAAAAGAAGGAATTTGGGTCTATGAAGGTAATTCCAATAAGCACCATGTCAGAGGGCCAATGAAGGCTTACCGAAAAGAATGTTTTGTTCAAATGGGAGGTTTAAGGGAAACATTAGGTTGGGATAACATCGATTCTATTTTATTGGAACATTTAGGCTGGAAGGAAGTTGTCTTATCTGAACTTCATGTAAAGCTTATTAAGGTAAAAGGAGCTGACTATACCATAAGACCGGCAGATTATTACGGTCGTTATTTCTATTTTTTAGGATTAAGCAGATTTCTGGCTTATATTGCTGCGTCAAAGGAAGCGATGAAAAGTAAATCTCCATCATTTTTCTTTGATATTATAAAGTCCTATGAAGGTTGTAAATCCAAAAAATTAGAACTTAAAATCACAAAAGAAGAGCAACAAGCAGTCAATGATCAACGTTGGAAAATGTTGAAAAAGAAATGGCTGAGAATGTAA
- a CDS encoding MgtC/SapB family protein, with translation MNLLDNILPILFSVVVGGIIGIEREYQLKSAGLRTMILVTLGACIFTMLSMNLGESGSPDRIAANIITGIGFVGAGVIFKEDNRVSGLTTAVTIWICAALGMTIGAGYYEEATIGSIVVFLLLIMFKYIQGIIDRISTRYIYQITLPYEDGVMERYETLFKENGLKSIRGKQMRSGEKYTAMWRVQGAAKNHEICTKILLNDPAIDEFKF, from the coding sequence ATGAATTTGTTAGATAACATCCTTCCCATTTTGTTTTCGGTGGTTGTAGGAGGTATAATTGGGATTGAAAGAGAATATCAACTGAAATCGGCAGGGTTGCGGACCATGATATTAGTGACCTTGGGAGCTTGTATCTTTACCATGCTTTCTATGAACCTCGGTGAGTCGGGAAGCCCGGATCGTATTGCAGCCAATATTATTACAGGAATAGGCTTTGTGGGAGCTGGGGTAATCTTTAAGGAAGATAACCGAGTTTCGGGGCTTACAACGGCTGTTACGATATGGATCTGCGCGGCATTGGGGATGACAATAGGAGCTGGATATTATGAGGAAGCTACAATCGGTTCAATAGTTGTGTTTTTATTGCTTATTATGTTCAAATATATCCAGGGTATTATTGACAGGATCAGTACCCGATATATCTATCAGATCACTCTTCCTTATGAAGATGGGGTTATGGAAAGATACGAAACCCTTTTTAAAGAAAATGGGTTAAAATCTATCAGAGGAAAACAAATGAGAAGTGGAGAAAAATATACAGCAATGTGGAGAGTACAGGGAGCTGCCAAAAATCATGAGATCTGTACAAAAATACTATTGAATGATCCCGCCATAGACGAATTTAAGTTTTAA
- a CDS encoding GIY-YIG nuclease family protein: MCYCYILYSVSLDKYYVGHSCEDLQERLRKHLSDHKGFTSKVKDWIIIYTESFNSKN, translated from the coding sequence ATGTGTTATTGTTATATACTTTATTCTGTGTCACTTGACAAATATTATGTTGGGCATTCTTGTGAAGATTTGCAAGAAAGACTTAGAAAACACCTTTCAGACCACAAAGGATTTACATCAAAAGTCAAAGACTGGATTATTATTTATACTGAAAGCTTCAATTCTAAAAATTGA
- a CDS encoding DUF2461 domain-containing protein, with protein sequence MSVSISSKTFDFLKKLSKNNNREWFNENKNLYTESQENVIEFLDDLIKDMSGFDEELAKIDSKKSLFRIYRDTRFSKDKSPYKTNFGASLGMGKGNQKGGYYLHMEPGKSFLAGGIYMPESSVLKEVRKEISLYGDDFLTILNNKDFKKHFPELDQDDKLKKVPQGFEKEDPMAEYLKLKNFIVVYSLKDEEILDKNAVKNMSKIFKLMKPFNDFLNTPFH encoded by the coding sequence ATGTCAGTAAGCATTTCTTCCAAAACCTTTGATTTCCTAAAAAAATTAAGTAAAAATAACAATCGTGAGTGGTTCAATGAGAATAAAAATCTCTATACAGAATCTCAGGAAAATGTCATTGAATTTCTAGATGATCTGATAAAGGATATGTCCGGATTTGATGAAGAACTTGCTAAAATCGACAGTAAAAAGTCATTATTCAGAATTTACCGGGACACCCGATTTTCAAAGGATAAATCTCCGTATAAAACGAATTTTGGAGCTTCACTCGGAATGGGAAAAGGAAATCAAAAAGGAGGATATTACCTTCATATGGAACCTGGTAAATCTTTTCTGGCTGGAGGAATCTATATGCCTGAGTCTTCGGTATTGAAAGAAGTCCGAAAAGAGATTTCTCTGTATGGCGATGATTTTCTTACCATTCTAAACAATAAGGATTTCAAAAAGCATTTCCCGGAGCTGGATCAGGATGACAAATTAAAAAAAGTACCTCAAGGTTTTGAAAAGGAAGATCCTATGGCTGAGTACTTAAAACTCAAAAACTTTATTGTGGTATACTCCCTCAAAGATGAAGAGATCTTAGATAAAAATGCAGTAAAAAATATGAGTAAGATCTTTAAACTCATGAAACCGTTTAATGATTTCCTGAATACCCCTTTTCATTAA
- a CDS encoding FkbM family methyltransferase, translated as MSLYQKIAEKLQYISPDFYKKRYFKNLNNLNKDNFSERNVEPELVWIKEYLPKNAVILDIGANVGTFLYQLENKLDHEHIYAFEPNKKLYTRLKRLFPTMRVLPLALSDENTIAEFKVPIINGKTIASRGTLNTAYKEKGEEKSYTEKVKVIKLDEWAALEHFNRLDFIKIDVEGNEIKTLSGAKETIKQFLPTLMVEMEQRHHQTPIWNEISEVQSWGYEVNYLNRNSFTLETLTEEILLQNTNDEKNKTQYINNIIFIPKNP; from the coding sequence ATGTCTTTATACCAAAAAATTGCAGAAAAACTACAATATATAAGTCCGGATTTTTATAAAAAAAGGTATTTTAAGAACTTAAACAATCTTAATAAAGATAATTTTTCGGAGCGCAATGTAGAACCGGAGCTGGTATGGATCAAAGAATACCTTCCTAAAAATGCTGTAATACTGGACATTGGTGCCAACGTAGGAACTTTCCTCTATCAATTGGAAAACAAATTGGATCATGAGCATATCTATGCCTTCGAGCCCAATAAAAAGCTTTACACCAGACTGAAAAGATTATTCCCTACGATGCGGGTACTTCCTTTGGCTCTTTCTGACGAAAACACGATAGCGGAATTCAAAGTTCCTATTATCAACGGAAAAACCATTGCTTCCCGTGGAACCTTAAACACTGCTTACAAAGAAAAAGGCGAAGAGAAAAGCTATACTGAGAAAGTAAAGGTCATCAAACTGGACGAATGGGCAGCTCTGGAACATTTCAACAGACTGGATTTCATCAAAATTGATGTTGAAGGTAATGAAATAAAAACGCTGTCGGGTGCCAAAGAAACCATCAAACAGTTTCTTCCAACCTTAATGGTTGAAATGGAACAAAGACACCACCAAACACCAATATGGAATGAGATCTCTGAAGTGCAAAGCTGGGGATATGAAGTAAACTATTTAAACAGAAATAGCTTCACCCTAGAAACCCTTACAGAGGAGATTCTTTTGCAAAATACAAACGACGAAAAAAATAAAACTCAGTACATTAACAATATTATTTTTATACCTAAAAACCCTTAA
- a CDS encoding 5'-nucleotidase, lipoprotein e(P4) family — MKNFKFIIASCAFALTLSCKTATPVSQISIQDAPYQNLGRDGKIYAAFYQQRSAEYEALCLQAYNIAKLRLDEALAQKSEKPLAIISDIDETFLDNSYYAVERAKMGKDYDQKTWEEWTAKGIAKPLTGSQEFYQYAASKGIQVFYVTNRLEQERTGTLNNLKKYNFPIQKETNLIVRFKESSKENRRLDIAKNYNIVLLLGDNLADFSNLFDKKSETERSAAVKNSANEFGKKFIIIPNVGYGDWEASFYNYKYDYTPSKKDSLMYNAVKATP, encoded by the coding sequence ATGAAAAATTTCAAGTTCATTATCGCAAGCTGTGCTTTTGCATTGACTCTTTCGTGTAAAACAGCTACTCCAGTTTCCCAAATATCTATTCAGGATGCACCTTATCAAAATCTTGGGCGTGACGGGAAAATATATGCAGCATTTTATCAGCAACGTTCTGCAGAATATGAAGCTCTTTGCCTTCAAGCTTACAATATCGCTAAACTTCGTTTGGATGAAGCTTTGGCTCAAAAATCAGAGAAGCCTTTGGCTATTATCTCAGACATTGATGAGACCTTTTTAGACAACTCTTATTATGCCGTTGAGCGTGCTAAGATGGGAAAAGATTACGATCAAAAAACATGGGAAGAATGGACGGCTAAAGGCATCGCCAAGCCATTGACTGGTTCTCAGGAGTTCTATCAGTATGCAGCAAGTAAAGGAATACAGGTTTTCTATGTGACCAACCGTTTGGAACAAGAGCGCACAGGAACTTTAAACAACTTAAAAAAATACAATTTCCCTATTCAAAAAGAGACTAATCTTATTGTTCGATTTAAAGAAAGCAGTAAGGAAAACCGTCGACTTGATATCGCTAAAAACTATAATATTGTTTTATTACTAGGCGATAATCTTGCCGATTTCTCTAACTTATTTGATAAAAAATCTGAAACTGAGCGATCAGCAGCAGTGAAAAACTCTGCTAATGAATTTGGTAAAAAATTCATTATTATTCCTAATGTAGGATATGGAGACTGGGAGGCTTCATTTTACAATTACAAATATGATTACACCCCTTCGAAAAAAGACTCTTTAATGTACAATGCTGTAAAGGCAACTCCTTAA
- the aspA gene encoding aspartate ammonia-lyase, giving the protein MENFRKESDLLGELNVPLDAYYGVQTQRAINNFKISGQLLSSYPDFIKGLAFVKKAAAKTNYELGLLDENLYFKIAEACDEIVAGKYHEQFPVDMIQGGAGTSINMNANEVIANVVLEKLGKNKGEYEFCSPNDHINLSQSTNDAYPTAIKMGLLHMNIGLVERLKKIIDAFRAKGQEFHDVIKMGRTQLQDAVPMTLGQEFEAYAATLEEDISKLDNNANLFVEVNMGATAIGTGLNAPVGYATLCAKNLAQITGFPIISAPNLVEATPDTGSYVIYSSAMKRLAVKLSKICNDLRLLSSGPRAGLFEINLPPMQPGSSIMPGKVNPVIPEVVNQVCFKVIGNDLTVTFAAEAGQLQLNVMEPVLSHAIMENINFLCNALDTLRDKCVVGITANKEVCLNMVKHSIGIVTALNPYIGYKQSTQIAKDALETGKSVYNLVLERGILSQEKLDEILDPKNMLKPHNK; this is encoded by the coding sequence ATGGAAAATTTCAGAAAAGAAAGTGATCTATTGGGCGAATTGAACGTACCATTAGACGCTTATTATGGAGTGCAAACGCAACGAGCAATCAACAACTTCAAGATTTCGGGACAGCTATTGTCTTCATACCCGGATTTTATTAAAGGACTGGCTTTCGTAAAAAAAGCAGCCGCAAAAACCAATTATGAATTAGGACTTCTTGATGAAAACCTATATTTCAAGATCGCAGAAGCATGTGATGAAATTGTTGCAGGGAAATATCATGAGCAATTCCCGGTAGATATGATCCAGGGCGGAGCAGGAACTTCAATCAATATGAACGCAAATGAAGTGATTGCGAATGTCGTATTGGAAAAATTAGGAAAAAATAAAGGCGAATACGAATTCTGTTCACCAAACGACCATATTAATCTTTCACAATCAACGAATGATGCTTATCCTACGGCCATTAAAATGGGGCTATTGCATATGAACATCGGATTGGTAGAAAGACTAAAGAAAATTATTGATGCCTTCCGTGCAAAAGGGCAGGAATTCCATGATGTTATCAAAATGGGACGTACACAGCTTCAAGATGCAGTTCCTATGACATTAGGCCAGGAATTTGAAGCATATGCCGCTACATTGGAAGAAGACATCTCCAAGCTGGATAATAATGCTAATCTTTTTGTGGAAGTAAATATGGGGGCAACAGCTATCGGAACAGGATTGAATGCTCCGGTAGGATATGCAACCCTTTGTGCTAAAAATCTGGCTCAGATTACGGGATTCCCAATCATCTCAGCACCTAACTTGGTAGAAGCTACACCAGATACCGGATCTTATGTGATCTATTCTTCGGCTATGAAACGTCTTGCTGTAAAATTATCAAAGATCTGTAATGATTTAAGATTACTTTCATCAGGGCCAAGAGCTGGGCTTTTTGAAATCAATCTTCCACCCATGCAACCAGGATCATCTATTATGCCTGGTAAAGTAAACCCTGTTATCCCTGAAGTGGTAAACCAGGTTTGTTTTAAAGTAATTGGAAATGATTTGACTGTAACTTTTGCTGCAGAAGCAGGACAATTACAGCTTAATGTAATGGAACCGGTACTTTCTCATGCTATTATGGAAAATATCAACTTCCTTTGCAATGCATTAGATACCCTTCGTGATAAATGTGTGGTAGGAATTACAGCCAATAAAGAGGTTTGCCTGAATATGGTAAAACATAGCATCGGAATTGTAACGGCATTAAATCCTTATATCGGTTACAAACAATCTACACAGATTGCAAAAGATGCATTAGAAACCGGAAAAAGTGTATATAATCTTGTTTTAGAAAGAGGAATTCTTTCACAAGAAAAACTTGATGAAATCCTTGATCCCAAAAATATGCTGAAGCCGCATAACAAGTAA
- a CDS encoding GIY-YIG nuclease family protein, which translates to MSLDKYYIGHSCEDLQERLRKHLSDHKGFTSKVKDWIIIYTESFNSKIDAYKREREIKEWKSKAKSQRLLIVAAG; encoded by the coding sequence GTGTCACTTGACAAATATTATATTGGACATTCTTGTGAAGATTTGCAAGAAAGACTTAGAAAACACCTTTCAGACCACAAAGGATTTACATCAAAAGTCAAAGACTGGATTATTATTTATACTGAAAGCTTCAATTCTAAAATTGATGCTTATAAAAGAGAGCGAGAAATAAAAGAATGGAAAAGTAAAGCTAAATCACAGCGCTTATTAATAGTAGCAGCCGGATAG
- a CDS encoding thermonuclease family protein: MKRLMLMSLLFPVILFSQTSGKVVKISDGDTITVLLKGNKQKKLRLADVDCPESGQAFGKNAKQFTSGKVFGKIVTFTETSTDRYGRSIAKVYYDKDKYLSKELIKAGMGWWYFSYSKDDSLGKLQEKAQQNKIGLWQDIHAVAPWEYRKMKREESKNKRNEASKIQLKIKGAA, translated from the coding sequence ATGAAACGATTAATGTTGATGAGCTTGCTTTTTCCGGTTATTTTGTTTTCACAGACAAGCGGAAAAGTAGTAAAGATTTCGGATGGGGATACCATTACAGTACTTTTAAAAGGTAATAAGCAGAAGAAACTAAGATTGGCAGATGTAGATTGCCCGGAAAGTGGACAGGCCTTCGGTAAAAATGCCAAACAATTCACATCTGGCAAGGTGTTTGGGAAAATAGTTACATTCACTGAAACCAGTACGGATCGCTATGGACGTTCCATTGCTAAAGTATATTACGATAAAGATAAATACCTCTCAAAAGAGCTGATAAAAGCTGGAATGGGATGGTGGTATTTCTCCTATTCTAAGGATGATTCTTTAGGGAAACTGCAAGAAAAAGCTCAGCAAAATAAGATCGGGCTTTGGCAGGATATTCATGCTGTTGCACCTTGGGAGTACCGTAAAATGAAAAGGGAAGAATCGAAAAATAAAAGAAATGAAGCTTCTAAAATTCAATTAAAAATAAAAGGAGCTGCTTAA
- a CDS encoding GIY-YIG nuclease family protein: MCYCYILYSVSLDKYYIGHSCEDLQERIRKHLSDHKGFTSKGKDWSIINSKISF, from the coding sequence ATGTGTTATTGTTATATACTTTATTCTGTGTCACTTGACAAATATTATATTGGACATTCTTGTGAAGACTTGCAAGAAAGAATTAGAAAGCACCTATCAGACCACAAAGGATTTACCTCTAAAGGTAAGGATTGGAGTATTATAAATTCCAAAATATCATTTTAA